In Aedes albopictus strain Foshan chromosome 3, AalbF5, whole genome shotgun sequence, the following are encoded in one genomic region:
- the LOC134291021 gene encoding uncharacterized protein LOC134291021, translated as MKYVFALIVALGLVSHATALSCFVCTSVEDGTCDGEQLVECDAVSAASGMALLLALKPTIQVLPSTNYKCYKLVAEAKQSSSQAAIKSCIYDTVAVCEGTIANADQKECYTCEEDGCNGSGRLRTSYMALLGLIVISWVIGNKY; from the exons ATGAAGTACGTTTTTGCGTTGATCGTTGCCCTGGGATTGGTTAGTCATG CAACGGCCCTTTCCTGTTTCGTGTGCACCAGTGTCGAAGATGGGACCTGCGACGGTGAACAGCTGGTTGAATGTGATGCCGTCAGTGCTGCCTCGGGAATGGCGTTGCTGCTGGCGCTGAAGCCCACGATCCAGGTTTTGCCCAGTACCAACTATAAATGCTACAAATTGGTGGCTGAGGCGAAACAATCCAGCAGTCAGGCGGCAATCAAGTCTTGCATCTATGACACGGTGGCGGTGTGCGAAGGAACCATTGCCAATGCTGACCAGAAGGAATGCTACACTTGCGAGGAGGACGGGTGCAATGGGTCCGGGCGATTGAGAACTAGCTATATGGCGTTGCTGGGGCTGATCGTGATTTCCTGGGTCATTGGCAATAAATATTGA
- the LOC109404232 gene encoding uncharacterized protein LOC109404232: MTQVEIGSVRTTAHRTQIRLVNNLDSPRPNITLPTPRPTSRTHDMARANASPDNVGMEQPQDSEEEHPNRRAKRRREDQLQPSPALRRSKRIRHTKLDSNFVYYDRQ, translated from the exons ATGACGCAG GTGGAAATTGGAAGCGTGCGAACCACTGCTCATCGAACGCAAATTCGTCTGGTTAACAATCTGGATTCACCACGACCAAACATCACGCTTCCTACGCCTAGACCAACATCCAGGACGCACGATATGGCTCGGGCAAATGCCTCGCCGGATAATGTCGGTATGGAGCAGCCGCAAGACTCCGAAGAAGAACATCCCAATCGAAGAGCTAAACGAAGACGTGAAGATCAGCTTCAGCCGAGTCCTGCGTTACGGCGATCGAAGCGTATTAGGCATACCAAATTAGATTCGAATTTTGTGTATTACGATCGACAGTAA
- the LOC134290133 gene encoding uncharacterized protein LOC134290133 yields MRSPQQREEAEQQQEAFLQRSAQQLPTNSGWGVPQQHPKVLVAKNWAEELHEFVDKKHNVHKDIKELVLKIRRALGSAVKEWTNVLQRAEIAESELASTKNALAAKTLQQQTPRTVPGNLGKKEKLARTENTPMSATKRHRSSPGDERPGGSKRQRDNLRKRLAAAEAEQVGVGNRETQWQTVQRKGKAKQTNAGARPKVIRRSVKKKGEAIVVKTREESYLEVLRTIRTAPELKDFGADVQKVRRTRSGEMIFELKKDSKNKSSSYKELAASVVGDTAQVRAVTPEVVLQCVDIDEITTAEEVKTAIKEQMEIGDVEMSVRLRRGPSGTQVAAIKLPVNAADKALRIGKVKVGFSECPLRVSQQPEICFRCQEFGHLARNCRGPDRSKLYRRCGDEGHKAQELEVVQINLNHCDTAQQLLCQSTKEAKCDVAIISDPYRIPSGNGNWVADEAGTAAIWTVGRYPLQEVVYRAIEGFVIAKVNGVYICSCYAPPRWTIERFNQVLDQILEKLGDRRPVIIAGDFNAWAVEWGSRLTNPRGWSLLETVSRLNLVLANEGSTSTYRREGRESIIDVTFCSPTVVRSMNWRVSEDYTHSDHQAIRYRLGERVQTAARGDDSKGRKWRTEAFDEEVFAEVLRYERNMLNLSPDELVSVLVRACDATMPRKIQPRDVRRPVYWWNGRIAELRRNCLRARRRMQRAHTDEEREERRPLFRAARAALKKGIKLSKAACMQELCQKLKAVVDGLFPQHEPTVWPPTPYEEVAADMEESRISNQELITVAKSLKPKKAPGLDGISNLVLKTAIQQNPDMFRTTLQKCIDDGNFPDRWKRQKLVLLPKPGKPPEDPSAYRPIYSEITLKARTDYRGCSSGSEEEGVQLTLSG; encoded by the exons aTGAGGTCTCCTCAGCAAAGAGAAGAAGCGGAACAGCAACAAGAAGCGTTCTTGCAGCGAAGCGCG cagcagctgccgacgaatagcGGATGGGGCGTGCCCCAGCAACATCCGAAGGTTCTAGTGGCGAAGAACTGGGCGGAAGAGCTCCACGAATTCGTCGACAAGAAACACaatgtgcacaaggacatcaaggagCTGGTGTTAAAGATCCGGAGAGCTCTTGGATCAGCTGTCAAGGAGTGGACCAACGTGTTGCAGAGAGCGGAAATAGCCGAAAGCGAATTGGCATCGACGAAAAACGCTCTCGCTGCTAAAACGCTGCAACAGCAAACACCGAGAACAGTCCCGGGAAACCTCGGCAAGAAGGAGAAACTAGCGCGAACGGAAAACACACCGATGTCTGCGACAAAGAGACACCGATCCTCGCCAGGAGATGAAAGGCCAGGAGGCTCTAAAAGGCAGAGAGACAATCTGCGCAAGCGATTGGCCGCCGCAGAGGCAGAACAGGTCGGTGTCGGCAACAGAGAGACCCAGTGGCAGACTGTGCAAAGAAAGGGCAAGGCAAAGCAGACGAACGCAGGCGCAAGACCAAAAGTAATTAGGAGAAGCGTCAAAAAGAAGGGCGAAGCGATTGTGGTGAAGACCCGTGAGGAAAGTTACCTCGAGGTTCTACGTACCATAAGAACGGCTCCGGAGCTTAAGGACTTCGGCGCGGACGTACAAAAAGTCAGGCGCACACGGTCTGGAGAAATGATCTTCGAGCTGAAAAAGGACTCGAAGAACAAGAGCTCTTCGTATAAGGAGCTTGCAGCGAGCGTCGTGGGAGACACTGCGCAGGTCCGAGCTGTTACGCCAGAAGTGGTTCTGCAATGCGTCGACATAGACGAGATAACTACGGCGGAAGAAGTAAAAACTGCAATTAAGGAGCAAATGGAGATAGGAGACGTTGAAATGTCAGTCCGACTAAGAAGGGGACCTTCCGGGACGCAGGTTGCGGCTATCAAGCTCCCGGTGAATGCTGCCGACAAGGCGTTGCGAATTGGCAAAGTGAAAGTCGGGTTTTCAGAATGCCCACTGCGGGTTTCTCAGCAACCGGAGATATGCTTCAGATGCCAAGAGTTTGGACATCTGGCACGGAACTGCCGTGGACCAGATAGATCGAAACTGTACAGGAGATGCGGAGATGAAGGTCATAAAGCACAAGAGT TGGAGGTAGTGCAAATAAATCTCAACCACTGTGATACCGCGCAGCAACTGCTGTGCCAATCCACGAAGGAAGCGAAGTGCGACGTAGCAATCATCTCGGATCCGTACCGTATCCCATCCGGAAATGGTAACTGGGTAGCAGATGAAGCTGGAACCGCTGCGATTTGGACGGTTGGAAGATATCCCCTGCAGGAAGTGGTGTATCGCGCGATAGAGGGTTTCGTTATAGCCAAGGTTAACGGCGTCTacatatgtagctgctatgcacctccacgCTGGACGATAGAGCGGTTCAATCAGGTGCTGGACCAAATATTGGAGAAACTTGGCGACAGGAGGCCAGTCATCATTGCCGGCGATTTTAATGCCTGGGcagttgagtggggtagccgcctcACAAACCCCAGAGGATGGAGCCTGCTGGAAACAGTATCCAGACTGAACTTAGTTCTAGCCAACGAAGGATCCACAAGCACCTATCGAAGAGAAGGCAGAGAGTCTATCATCGACGTGACGTTCTGTAGTCCGACTGTAGTGAGAAGTATGAATTGGAGAGTCAGCGAAGATtatacgcatagtgatcaccaagCGATCCGATACCGTCTTGGAGAACGGGTACAGACGGCGGCACGTGGGGATGATTCCAAAGGGCGGAAGTGGAGAACAGAAGCATTCGATGAAGAAGTGTTCGCAGAAGTGCTTCGGTATGAACGCAATATGCTGAACCTGAGTCCGGATGAACTGGTTTCGGTTCTCGTTCGAGCTTGCGATGCAACTATGCCGAGGAAGATACAGCCGCGGGACGTCCGCCGACCAGTCTACTGGTGGAATGGGAGGATCGCCGAACTCCGTCGGAACTGTCTTCGAGCTAGGAGAAGAATGCAACGGGCTCACACTGATGAGGAAAGGGAAGAGCGCAGACCTTTGTTCAGGGCGGCAAGAGCGGCCCTCAAAAAAGGCATCAAGCTCAGCAAAGCAGCTTGCATGCAGGAACTCTGCC aaaagctgaaAGCCGTAGTAGACGGACTGTTCCCTCAGCACGAGCCAACGGTCTGGCCTCCCACGCCGTATGAGGAAGTCGCCGCTgatatggaggaatcccgtatttcCAACCAGGAGCTCATCACGGTAGCGAAGAGCTTAAAACCCAAGAAAGCGCCAGGACTAGATGGCATCTCCAACTTGGTTCTGAAAACAGCAATCCAACAAAACCCGGATATGTTTCGAACCACATTGCAGAAGTGTATCGACGACGGAAACTTCCCCGATCGTTGGAAGCGGCAGAAATTGGTTCTGCTGCCGAAGCCGGGCAAGCCACCCGAAGATCCATCGGCGTATAGGCCTATAT ACTCGGAAATTACACTGAAGGCGAGAACGGACTATCGAGGATGCAGTTCGGGTTCCGAAGAAGAAGGTGTACAGTTGACGCTATCCGGCTAG
- the LOC134291564 gene encoding uncharacterized protein LOC134291564, giving the protein MTFMLMILCCRMDLNSSLNRAFSNVPAFSLGEVPFNERRTKWRTWKRGFEIYLQAVDITLASKKKQLLLACGGFELQEIFFNIPGADVTEDCEAEIDPYVVAMQKLDEYFDPQRHEAHERYLFWDMKPEMGETLGKFLMRAQVCASKCNFGGTSLESSNVAVVDKILQFVPGSLREKLLQIENLTLQEAIRQVNAYEMTKAASDQISGQNINQKPNLSSESVRQVQAGCKFCGRPHRSGEMCPAWNKTCSACGKRGHFRSVCFSRLSLRPANPKVVPSVVPQSFTKRAVDQYSDSRAGPSRKITKFSRPQQPRRLHAIEDSENHESETELVEMVSSASDSCDLIWAEIGGVLVEMQIDSGVQSNIIDDKTWFNMNRHGVEIIGATQSPDRKFKAYAQRDCLNVSVMFDAEIMLNDCGKQLRTISRFYVVENGPQPLLGKVTAIQLGVLIVGLPSQREAIRSVNVSRTFPSIRGVKISIPIDKSVTPVMQRLRRLPFATLERVEQKLNELLEKDIIERVEEPSKWVSPTVVVVKDNGDIRLCIDMRQVNKAIIRETHPLPTIEDIRWALNGAQYFTRLDIKDAFHQLELDDESKPLTTFITHKGKLYCVLDLISM; this is encoded by the coding sequence atgacGTTTATGCTAATGATATTGTGTTGCAGGATGGATTTGAACTCGAGTTTGAACAGAGCATTCTCAAATGTTCCGGCATTTTCGCTGGGAGAGGTGCCATTCAACGAACGCAGGACCAAGTGGCGCACATGGAAACGAGGATTTGAAATATACTTGCAAGCTGTAGATATAACGCTGGCTTCGAAGAAAAAGCAGTTATTACTGGCTTGTGGTGGTTTCGAGCTACAAGAAATATTCTTTAACATTCCTGGAGCGGATGTTACTGAAGACTGCGAGGCTGAAATTGATCCATACGTTGTGGCTATGCAGAAGCTCGATGAGTATTTCGATCCACAGCGTCATGAAGCCCATGAGCGTTATTTATTCTGGGACATGAAACCGGAAATGGGAGAAACTCTCGGAAAGTTTCTAATGCGTGCCCAAGTTTGTGCGAGCAAATGCAACTTTGGGGGCACTTCACTGGAAAGTTCGAACGTCGCAGTGGTTGATAAAATACTCCAGTTTGTTCCCGGATCTTTGCGTGAGAAATTGTTACAAATTGAGAATTTGACGTTGCAGGAAGCGATTCGGCAAGTGAACGCGTACGAGATGACAAAAGCGGCTAGTGATCAAATTAGTGGCCAAAATATAAACCAGAAACCAAATTTGAGCTCCGAATCTGTTAGACAAGTTCAAGCTGGTTGTAAGTTCTGTGGTCGTCCCCATCGTTCGGGTGAGATGTGCCCAGCCTGGAACAAGACGTGTTCGGCTTGTGGGAAGCGTGGACATTTTCGATCGGTTTGCTTTAGTAGGCTCAGTCTTCGGCCGGCAAATCCAAAGGTTGTTCCCTCGGTTGTTCCTCAATCATTTACCAAGAGAGCTGTTGATCAATATTCCGATTCTCGTGCCGGTCCATCGAGAAAGATAACCAAGTTTTCTCGTCCTCAACAACCGCGTCGACTGCACGCGATTGAAGATTCGGAAAATCACGAATCGGAGACTGAACTAGTTGAAATGGTATCATCTGCTAGTGATTCGTGTGATTTGATTTGGGCGGAGATTGGCGGCGTATTGgttgaaatgcaaattgattcCGGTGTCCAGTCAAATATAATTGATGATAAGACATGGTTCAATATGAATAGACATGGTGTGGAAATAATTGGAGCGACTCAAAGTCCTGACCGCAAGTTCAAAGCATATGCACAACGGGATTGCTTGAATGTTAGTGTGATGTTCGATGCGGAAATTATGTTGAATGATTGTGGGAAACAGCTTCGGACAATCTCACGCTTCTATGTGGTGGAAAATGGTCCACAGCCATTGTTAGGCAAAGTTACTGCAATACAGCTGGGAGTCTTGATCGTAGGTCTGCCAAGTCAACGGGAGGCTATTCGTTCTGTCAACGTAAGCCGGACATTTCCAAGTATTCGAGGAGTGAAGATTAGTATTCCAATTGATAAATCGGTCACTCCAGTCATGCAAAGATTACGTAGATTGCCCTTCGCAACCTTAGAACGAGTTGAACAGAAACTGAACGAACTTTTGGAGAAAGACATAATAGAGAGAGTAGAAGAACCATCTAAGTGGGTATCGCCAACGGTAGTTGTCGTTAAAGACAACGGAGACATCCGCCTTTGTATTGATATGAGGCAGGTGAATAAGGCTATCATTCGAGAAACGCATCCCCTTCCGACAATTGAGGACATTCGTTGGGCTTTAAATGGAGCACAATATTTTACAAGGCTGGACATTAAGGACGCTTTCCATCAACTGGAGTTGGACGATGAAAGTAAACCGTTAACAACTTTTATCACTCACAAAGGTAAATTATATTGTGTATTAGATTTGATTTCGATGTGA